The following are from one region of the Thermosinus carboxydivorans Nor1 genome:
- a CDS encoding O-antigen ligase family protein — protein sequence MVNWCQLSNTSCVIQKNIIEKIIYFLLIAYAAVATISISASNIVISLALVLAIIHYAKYPTTNLGIDKGLLKAILFFLFAMFVSAVFAYNPALGFPEIGHTAYRTAPLFLASSFIKDKRQLWIILLVLIAAFTVNNFYAIWLGVNGNLRASGIRGGPMILAGYLVQLIPLIFILFINNICNTKDRRFLGLAIFIAFLALLFNGTRGAWIAVAAVLFAYAILQVRRNTKLSLVALLFLIVLIISLFSNQMFYDRVKTITDITFQSNSERLLMWQSAWHMFLDHPLTGVGTGNYGDLYQIKYISPQAQEPFQRHAHNNFFQVLAEYGLIGFIAFSYMFGYILFNAYVKLRDNQNNIWALAAILVTLGLLVQGLTEYNFGHSVIMRLYWFLLGLFYAAGRIYGTYL from the coding sequence ATGGTGAATTGGTGTCAATTATCGAACACTAGTTGTGTGATACAAAAAAACATAATTGAAAAAATTATATACTTTTTACTGATTGCTTATGCAGCTGTTGCTACCATTTCAATTTCTGCATCAAATATTGTAATATCACTTGCTTTAGTATTAGCTATTATTCATTATGCAAAGTATCCGACAACAAACTTAGGTATCGACAAAGGACTATTAAAGGCGATATTATTTTTTTTATTTGCCATGTTTGTTTCCGCGGTTTTTGCTTATAATCCTGCACTGGGATTTCCGGAGATTGGGCATACAGCTTACCGGACGGCACCTTTATTTTTAGCATCGTCATTTATAAAGGATAAGCGTCAATTGTGGATAATATTATTGGTCTTAATTGCAGCATTTACTGTGAATAATTTTTATGCAATATGGCTAGGGGTTAATGGTAACCTTAGGGCATCCGGTATTAGGGGGGGACCGATGATTTTAGCCGGTTATCTAGTACAATTAATACCGTTAATCTTTATTTTGTTCATCAATAATATTTGTAACACAAAGGATAGACGTTTTTTGGGCTTAGCGATTTTTATCGCGTTTTTAGCTTTGTTGTTTAATGGTACACGGGGGGCGTGGATTGCTGTTGCTGCAGTACTCTTTGCATATGCAATTCTTCAGGTGCGCAGGAATACGAAATTAAGCTTAGTAGCATTATTATTTTTGATTGTGTTGATTATCTCGCTGTTCAGTAATCAGATGTTTTATGACCGGGTCAAAACTATAACCGACATAACATTCCAGTCTAATTCAGAAAGATTATTAATGTGGCAAAGTGCGTGGCACATGTTTTTGGATCACCCGTTGACCGGTGTGGGGACAGGAAACTATGGCGATCTTTACCAAATAAAATATATTTCACCCCAAGCGCAGGAACCATTCCAGCGACATGCTCATAACAACTTTTTTCAGGTATTGGCTGAGTATGGGTTGATAGGTTTTATCGCTTTTTCTTATATGTTTGGATATATTCTTTTTAATGCTTATGTAAAACTACGGGATAACCAAAACAATATATGGGCGCTGGCAGCTATATTAGTGACTTTGGGACTATTAGTACAGGGACTTACTGAATATAATTTCGGGCATTCGGTAATTATGCGGTTGTATTGGTTTTTGCTCGGGCTGTTTTATGCAGCGGGACGTATTTACGGGACGTATTTATAA
- the rlmD gene encoding 23S rRNA (uracil(1939)-C(5))-methyltransferase RlmD, translating into MTKQVTVIPVQKGKSYKVEVTGLGHSGEGVGRYEGFTVFVPGALPGETVVAAITEVKKNYAKGVLSKVLMPSPDRVEPLCALFHRCGGCQLQHLSYAAQLTVKRQQVVDAIMRIGKLDGVVVHPTLPAPNPWYYRNKMQFPVGLAGNRAVVGCYAQGTHDIVDTEHCYIQHQANNIIAAVMRDVVNKLGIATYDERTGKGVIRHILGRVGTATGEVMAVIVTATRELPHRERLIAKLTKAVPGLVSIVQNINPKRTNVILGEETSVIWGKETITDRLGGFVFQISARSFFQVNTEQTVRLYNKAVEYAGLTGVETAIDAYCGTGTITLFLAKRAAKVYGIEVVEPAVRDAWLNARRNGVDNVDFIVGDAVDVMPKLYKSGVRPQAIVVDPPRAGCDRRVLETFVRMQPDRIVYVSCNPASLARDLAVLAECGYMTREIQPVDMFPQTSHIECVVSLKRKHSE; encoded by the coding sequence ATGACCAAGCAAGTTACAGTTATTCCTGTACAAAAAGGAAAAAGCTATAAAGTTGAAGTTACCGGCCTCGGTCATAGCGGCGAAGGAGTGGGGCGGTACGAAGGGTTTACCGTGTTTGTGCCGGGGGCGTTGCCCGGCGAAACCGTTGTTGCGGCTATTACCGAAGTCAAAAAAAATTACGCCAAAGGCGTGTTGAGCAAAGTGCTAATGCCGTCGCCTGACCGGGTGGAGCCCTTATGCGCCCTGTTTCACCGCTGCGGCGGCTGTCAGCTCCAGCATCTAAGTTACGCGGCGCAGCTCACCGTTAAGCGCCAGCAGGTCGTCGATGCCATTATGCGTATCGGCAAACTGGACGGTGTCGTGGTCCATCCCACGCTACCGGCGCCGAATCCATGGTATTATCGCAATAAAATGCAATTTCCGGTTGGGCTTGCCGGCAACCGGGCAGTGGTGGGCTGTTATGCCCAGGGGACGCATGATATTGTTGATACTGAGCACTGCTATATCCAGCATCAGGCAAACAATATCATCGCTGCCGTCATGCGCGACGTCGTGAACAAGCTAGGTATCGCCACCTATGACGAGCGGACCGGGAAAGGCGTCATCCGCCACATCCTTGGCCGGGTGGGGACGGCTACCGGCGAAGTAATGGCGGTAATTGTCACTGCGACCCGTGAACTGCCGCACCGGGAACGCCTGATTGCAAAGCTCACCAAAGCAGTGCCTGGTTTAGTGAGTATTGTGCAAAATATCAATCCTAAGCGCACTAATGTTATTCTCGGCGAAGAAACCAGCGTCATCTGGGGAAAAGAGACCATCACTGACCGACTTGGCGGGTTTGTTTTCCAGATTTCGGCGCGGTCTTTTTTCCAGGTCAATACCGAACAGACCGTCAGGTTATATAATAAAGCGGTAGAATATGCGGGGCTCACGGGCGTAGAAACGGCGATTGACGCGTATTGCGGCACCGGTACCATAACCTTGTTTCTGGCCAAACGGGCCGCGAAAGTATACGGAATTGAGGTGGTCGAACCGGCGGTGCGGGATGCTTGGCTAAATGCCCGCCGAAACGGCGTGGATAATGTAGACTTCATCGTCGGCGACGCGGTGGACGTTATGCCTAAGTTGTATAAAAGCGGCGTTCGTCCCCAGGCGATCGTTGTCGATCCGCCTCGCGCCGGCTGTGACCGCCGCGTGTTGGAAACATTTGTCCGCATGCAGCCTGACCGCATTGTCTATGTCTCCTGCAACCCCGCCTCGCTCGCCCGTGATTTGGCCGTACTGGCGGAGTGCGGCTATATGACCAGGGAGATTCAGCCGGTAGACATGTTTCCGCAGACAAGCCACATCGAGTGCGTGGTATCGCTTAAAAGAAAACACAGTGAGTAA
- a CDS encoding ATP-binding protein: MTKWQELPVEKLRFHCDESMFNFETTETVPPLDVMIGQERAVKAVEFGLFTKNPGYNIFISGLAGTGKITYAKAAVRKVANDEPVPDDWCYVNNFENPSQPIALALPAGLGRGFCQDMQELVDNLKSGISKMFSSDDYEQAKTAIVKKFQARSAEIMEAFANKAKQHGILPQWTTTGFAGVPITDDGRPITPEEYQQLDKNRREEIEKQLMAVHEKAMEAMRLVQQVEREAREELKDLDAKAGLFAAGHLIDELKEKYKAYAKVVRYLEAVKQDVVKNINDFKPTAAEDENNPFLLFKRNLHDAKEKYRVNLLVDNRDIDGAPVVVETNPTYYNLVGRVEYETRMGVVSTDFTMIKSGALHRANGGYLILNVRDVLANIGAWEALKRVLKTKKIVIENLGEQYGAIAMASLKPQPIPVNVKVILIGNPILYHLLYAYDEDFRKLFKVYADFDVEMDNTPVNIQKLAGFIASTVRRENLKDFDRTAVARVVEYSTRLAGSQNKLTTRFSEIVELLCEADTWATQDNSPIVTARHIERAIEEKRRRFNKYEEKLQEMFAEGKLLIDTDGEKVGQVNGLAVLAIGEYMFGKPSRITANTYLGKSGVVNIERETKMSGTSHSKGVMILSGYLGQKYAQRQPLTLTASLTFEQLYDGVDGDSASSTELYAILSSLSGLPIKQYIAVTGSVNQKGEIQPIGGATQKIEGFFAVCKIKGLTGQQGVMIPYQNINNLTLSDEVVAAVREGKFHIYPVRTIDEGIEILTGVPAGQLQPDGTYPPGTVHYLVSKKLEEYTQTLVKLGKSVEAGQDGAEKNEN, from the coding sequence TTGACCAAATGGCAGGAACTTCCGGTAGAGAAACTCCGTTTTCATTGCGACGAGAGTATGTTTAACTTTGAAACTACCGAAACCGTCCCGCCGCTGGATGTTATGATTGGTCAGGAACGGGCCGTCAAAGCCGTTGAATTTGGCCTTTTCACGAAAAATCCGGGCTATAACATTTTTATTTCCGGTTTGGCGGGAACCGGCAAAATTACTTATGCTAAGGCTGCGGTGCGCAAGGTTGCGAACGACGAACCGGTACCTGATGACTGGTGTTATGTCAATAACTTCGAAAATCCTAGTCAGCCGATTGCACTGGCGTTGCCGGCCGGTTTAGGGCGGGGCTTCTGCCAGGACATGCAAGAACTGGTCGATAATCTGAAAAGCGGCATTTCCAAGATGTTTAGCAGCGATGATTACGAACAGGCGAAAACGGCCATTGTGAAAAAATTCCAAGCGCGCAGCGCAGAAATCATGGAGGCCTTTGCCAATAAGGCCAAGCAACACGGTATCCTGCCCCAATGGACCACTACCGGTTTTGCCGGGGTTCCCATCACCGACGACGGACGGCCGATAACGCCGGAAGAATATCAGCAACTGGATAAAAATAGACGCGAAGAAATTGAAAAACAGCTCATGGCCGTTCATGAGAAAGCCATGGAGGCCATGCGCCTGGTGCAGCAGGTGGAGCGCGAAGCCCGTGAAGAATTGAAAGATTTGGACGCTAAGGCGGGCCTTTTTGCTGCCGGCCATTTGATTGACGAACTGAAAGAGAAATATAAGGCCTACGCCAAGGTGGTCCGTTATCTTGAGGCCGTCAAGCAGGATGTAGTGAAAAACATCAACGACTTTAAACCGACGGCCGCCGAAGACGAAAACAATCCCTTTCTGCTGTTTAAGCGCAACCTCCACGATGCCAAAGAGAAATACCGGGTCAACCTACTTGTCGATAACCGCGACATCGACGGCGCCCCGGTGGTTGTCGAGACCAACCCGACGTATTACAACCTCGTCGGCCGGGTTGAGTATGAAACGCGCATGGGAGTTGTCAGTACCGATTTCACTATGATTAAGTCAGGCGCCCTGCACCGGGCCAACGGCGGCTATCTTATCCTCAATGTTCGGGATGTCTTGGCTAATATCGGCGCGTGGGAAGCTTTGAAGCGGGTGCTGAAGACCAAGAAAATCGTGATTGAAAACCTGGGGGAGCAGTATGGCGCTATTGCCATGGCTTCGCTTAAACCGCAGCCCATCCCGGTTAATGTAAAGGTTATTCTCATCGGCAACCCCATCCTTTATCACTTACTATACGCTTACGACGAGGACTTTCGTAAACTCTTTAAAGTTTATGCCGACTTCGATGTGGAAATGGACAACACACCGGTAAACATTCAAAAACTTGCCGGCTTTATTGCCAGCACCGTGCGGCGGGAAAATCTAAAGGACTTTGACCGGACGGCGGTCGCCAGGGTGGTAGAATATTCAACGCGGCTAGCCGGCAGTCAAAACAAACTTACGACCCGGTTCAGCGAAATCGTCGAACTGTTATGCGAGGCTGATACCTGGGCTACCCAGGACAATAGCCCAATCGTTACGGCTCGGCACATCGAGCGTGCCATTGAGGAAAAACGGCGGCGGTTTAACAAGTACGAAGAAAAACTGCAAGAAATGTTCGCCGAGGGTAAGCTGCTGATCGACACCGACGGGGAAAAAGTCGGCCAGGTTAACGGCTTAGCGGTGCTAGCTATCGGCGAGTATATGTTTGGCAAGCCGTCGCGCATTACGGCCAATACCTATCTTGGCAAGAGCGGTGTGGTCAACATCGAACGCGAAACCAAAATGAGCGGGACCAGCCACAGTAAAGGCGTAATGATTTTAAGCGGTTATCTCGGCCAGAAATATGCACAGCGGCAGCCGCTGACCTTGACGGCCAGCCTGACGTTTGAGCAGCTTTATGACGGGGTGGACGGCGACAGCGCTTCCAGTACCGAGCTGTATGCCATCTTGTCCAGTCTGTCCGGGCTGCCGATCAAGCAGTATATTGCCGTTACCGGCTCGGTGAACCAGAAGGGCGAGATCCAGCCGATCGGCGGGGCAACCCAAAAAATTGAAGGCTTTTTTGCCGTGTGCAAGATTAAGGGCTTGACCGGCCAGCAGGGTGTGATGATCCCGTACCAAAATATAAACAATCTCACGCTTTCCGACGAAGTGGTTGCGGCCGTACGAGAGGGTAAATTCCATATCTACCCGGTACGGACCATTGACGAGGGAATTGAAATTCTTACCGGTGTGCCAGCCGGACAGCTGCAGCCTGACGGCACTTATCCGCCGGGTACCGTCCACTATCTTGTCAGCAAAAAATTGGAGGAATATACCCAGACACTTGTTAAATTGGGGAAGAGTGTTGAAGCCGGACAAGATGGAGCCGAAAAAAACGAAAACTAA
- a CDS encoding CPBP family intramembrane glutamic endopeptidase, giving the protein MLPEQVPWGLKEVLLVHVLRLVTGLILVRGAFPLFFVASPLVIEATDRLLVLALVGLVIHRHGAKWQEWGVSFRHGVQNSLRGLAGGAVLLGISLYSERLYVSVFFAMPAQHPLIVQVQNAATWRDLAVPLFLAALAAPVMEEALYRLLTFPALTARFGLWGGALGSAAIFAFFHFNVYWLAEMMVVGVGLALLYYWTGSLISAVVAHSFINTSKILMLFLGIPLV; this is encoded by the coding sequence ATGTTGCCGGAGCAGGTGCCATGGGGTTTAAAAGAGGTACTGCTTGTCCATGTTTTGCGGCTGGTGACCGGGCTAATTCTCGTGCGGGGAGCGTTTCCGCTATTTTTTGTCGCCAGTCCTTTAGTTATTGAAGCAACCGACCGGCTGTTGGTGTTGGCCCTGGTCGGGCTGGTTATTCACCGGCATGGCGCCAAGTGGCAAGAATGGGGTGTTTCTTTCCGGCACGGCGTGCAAAACAGCCTGCGCGGGCTGGCCGGTGGCGCCGTCTTACTCGGCATCAGCCTTTACAGCGAGCGGCTCTATGTTTCTGTTTTTTTTGCTATGCCGGCGCAGCACCCTTTGATTGTGCAGGTGCAAAACGCCGCCACGTGGCGTGACTTGGCCGTCCCGCTGTTTTTAGCCGCACTGGCGGCGCCGGTCATGGAAGAAGCATTATATCGGCTGCTGACCTTTCCGGCGCTTACAGCCCGCTTCGGCTTATGGGGCGGCGCACTGGGCAGTGCCGCTATCTTTGCCTTCTTTCATTTTAATGTTTACTGGTTGGCGGAGATGATGGTAGTCGGCGTTGGATTGGCCTTGCTGTATTATTGGACTGGGTCGCTAATCAGTGCCGTTGTTGCCCACTCTTTTATCAATACCAGCAAAATCCTTATGTTGTTCTTAGGTATACCACTAGTCTAA
- the gatB gene encoding Asp-tRNA(Asn)/Glu-tRNA(Gln) amidotransferase subunit GatB, producing MDYEIVIGLEVHTELKTNSKIFCGCSTKFGAEQNTNVCPVCLGLPGVLPVLNQKVLEFAIRTGLALNCQILPFSKFDRKNYYYPDLPKNYQISQYDLPIAVNGYLDIEVNGEVKRIGITRVHMEEDAGKLVHAGTIANADYALVDYNRTGVPLLEIVSEPDIRSPEEAKAYLEKLKAILQYIDVSDCKMEEGSLRCDANISLRPRGSAQFGTKTEIKNLNSFRAVQRGLEYEAARQAQILDEGGTIVQETRSWDEGRGITLSLRSKEQAHDYRYFPDPDLVPIVVDPAWVEEIRRSLPELPDARKKRLMDSYGLSAYDADIITASRAMADYFDAVVAHEVDPKAAANWLMGEVAKHLNAQNIDITDCPIKPQDLAGMLKLIDKGTISGKIAKTVFEEMWTSGKDAETIVKEKGLVQITDESAIVAVVEAVIAANPQSVADYKAGKERALGFLVGQVMKQTKGRANPELVNKLLRERL from the coding sequence ATGGATTACGAAATTGTCATTGGCCTGGAAGTTCATACCGAACTTAAAACCAATTCCAAAATTTTTTGTGGCTGCAGCACCAAGTTCGGCGCCGAGCAGAATACCAATGTCTGCCCGGTCTGTCTTGGCTTGCCGGGAGTACTGCCGGTTCTCAACCAAAAAGTGCTGGAGTTCGCGATCCGCACCGGTTTGGCGCTAAACTGCCAAATCTTGCCGTTCAGCAAGTTTGACCGCAAAAACTACTATTATCCCGACCTGCCGAAAAACTATCAGATTTCCCAATATGACTTACCCATCGCCGTTAACGGCTACCTGGATATTGAGGTGAATGGCGAGGTTAAGCGCATCGGCATTACCCGTGTACATATGGAGGAAGATGCCGGTAAGCTGGTTCACGCCGGTACCATTGCCAACGCCGATTACGCGCTGGTTGACTATAACCGTACCGGTGTCCCTTTGCTGGAAATTGTTTCCGAACCGGATATCCGCTCGCCAGAAGAGGCAAAAGCCTATCTGGAGAAACTCAAAGCCATTCTGCAGTATATTGACGTGTCAGACTGCAAGATGGAGGAAGGGAGTCTCCGCTGCGACGCCAACATTTCCCTCCGGCCGCGGGGGTCCGCCCAATTTGGCACCAAGACAGAAATCAAAAACCTCAATTCGTTCCGGGCCGTCCAGCGCGGGCTGGAGTATGAAGCGGCCCGGCAGGCCCAAATCCTGGACGAAGGGGGCACCATCGTCCAGGAAACCCGTTCCTGGGACGAGGGAAGAGGGATTACACTTTCCCTCCGCAGCAAAGAGCAGGCCCATGACTATCGGTATTTTCCCGATCCTGATCTGGTGCCGATCGTTGTTGACCCCGCGTGGGTGGAAGAGATCCGCCGCAGCTTGCCCGAGCTGCCCGATGCGCGCAAAAAGCGCCTAATGGACAGCTATGGCCTTTCTGCCTATGACGCCGATATTATTACTGCCAGCCGGGCCATGGCTGATTATTTCGATGCAGTAGTGGCCCATGAAGTAGACCCCAAGGCCGCTGCCAACTGGTTGATGGGCGAAGTGGCCAAGCACCTCAATGCCCAAAACATTGATATTACCGACTGCCCGATCAAGCCGCAGGATTTGGCCGGAATGCTGAAACTGATTGATAAGGGGACAATTTCGGGTAAGATTGCCAAGACGGTATTTGAGGAGATGTGGACCAGCGGCAAGGACGCCGAGACCATCGTGAAAGAGAAAGGTTTAGTTCAGATTACCGACGAGAGTGCCATTGTGGCCGTGGTCGAGGCCGTTATCGCCGCCAATCCGCAGTCGGTGGCCGACTACAAGGCCGGCAAGGAACGGGCGCTCGGCTTTCTGGTCGGGCAGGTAATGAAACAGACAAAAGGCCGGGCCAATCCCGAACTGGTGAACAAGTTGCTGCGCGAACGGCTGTAG
- the gatA gene encoding Asp-tRNA(Asn)/Glu-tRNA(Gln) amidotransferase subunit GatA → MKLYQYTAHALHEKLLKKEVSAREITEAVFGRIDAVEGEIRAYITQTREQALEQAQKVDEKIRRGEKISPLAGLPGAIKDNICTKGIKTTCGSKILANFVPPYDATVMVKLAANDAVIAGKANMDEFAMGSSTENSAFFASRNPWDTAAVPGGSSGGSAAAVAAGEAVWALGSDTGGSIRQPAAYCGVVGLKPTYGLVSRFGLVAYASSLDQIGPITRDVTDCALVLNVIAGHDAHDSTSIRTDVPDYTTALVPDVKGLKIGLPKEYFVAGLDSAVEQAVRRAVDQFRAMGAEIVEVSMPHTEYALAVYYLIAPAEASSNLARYDGVGFGYRAEGNDIVSMYKRTRSEGFGAEVKRRIMLGTYALSSGYYDAYYNKALKVRTLVKRNFDRAFEQVDVLITPTAPTTAFKAGEKVNDPLAMYLQDIFTIPVNLAGVPAISLPCGFAGNLPIGLQLIGKPLGEATILRAAYAFEQNNDYYKRLAPLGEV, encoded by the coding sequence GTGAAACTGTATCAATATACCGCGCATGCGCTGCATGAAAAACTGCTAAAGAAAGAAGTGTCAGCCCGCGAAATCACCGAAGCCGTATTTGGCCGCATCGATGCGGTTGAGGGCGAAATTCGGGCCTACATTACCCAGACGCGCGAGCAGGCCTTGGAGCAGGCGCAAAAAGTGGATGAGAAAATTCGCCGGGGCGAAAAGATTAGTCCCCTTGCCGGCCTTCCCGGCGCCATAAAGGACAATATCTGCACGAAAGGGATAAAAACGACCTGTGGCTCTAAAATATTGGCCAATTTTGTCCCTCCCTACGACGCTACCGTTATGGTTAAATTAGCCGCCAACGACGCCGTTATTGCCGGTAAAGCGAATATGGACGAGTTTGCCATGGGCAGTTCGACGGAAAACTCCGCCTTTTTCGCTTCGCGCAACCCGTGGGATACAGCGGCTGTCCCCGGCGGCTCGAGCGGCGGGTCGGCGGCGGCCGTAGCCGCCGGTGAAGCCGTTTGGGCGCTGGGTTCGGATACGGGCGGTTCAATCCGCCAGCCTGCCGCTTACTGCGGTGTTGTCGGCCTCAAACCCACCTATGGCCTGGTATCCCGGTTTGGCCTGGTCGCTTATGCCTCGTCGCTCGACCAAATCGGTCCCATCACCCGGGATGTTACTGACTGCGCTCTGGTACTGAACGTTATCGCCGGCCATGATGCTCATGACTCCACCTCCATCCGGACGGACGTACCTGACTATACCACGGCGCTTGTTCCTGATGTCAAAGGCCTGAAAATCGGCCTGCCGAAGGAATATTTCGTCGCCGGCCTGGACAGCGCCGTCGAACAGGCCGTGCGCCGGGCCGTCGACCAGTTTCGGGCGATGGGCGCTGAAATCGTCGAAGTTTCCATGCCCCATACCGAGTATGCCTTAGCCGTTTACTATCTGATTGCTCCAGCCGAGGCCAGCTCCAACCTGGCGCGGTACGATGGCGTGGGCTTTGGTTATCGCGCCGAAGGCAATGACATTGTTTCCATGTATAAACGGACACGCAGCGAAGGGTTTGGCGCTGAAGTCAAGCGGCGGATTATGCTGGGTACTTATGCCCTCAGTTCGGGGTATTATGATGCTTACTACAATAAGGCGCTAAAAGTGCGGACGCTGGTTAAGCGGAATTTCGACCGGGCCTTTGAACAAGTCGATGTGCTGATCACGCCGACAGCGCCTACCACGGCGTTTAAAGCGGGGGAAAAAGTCAACGATCCGCTGGCCATGTATTTGCAGGACATTTTCACCATCCCGGTCAACCTGGCCGGCGTGCCGGCCATTTCGCTGCCTTGCGGTTTTGCTGGCAACCTGCCCATTGGCCTGCAGCTCATTGGCAAGCCGTTGGGCGAGGCGACCATTTTGCGCGCCGCCTACGCGTTTGAGCAGAATAATGATTACTACAAGCGCCTGGCGCCGCTGGGGGAGGTTTAA
- the gatC gene encoding Asp-tRNA(Asn)/Glu-tRNA(Gln) amidotransferase subunit GatC, whose translation MKISRKDVEQVALLSRLEISDQEAERFTQQLNAILEYMDVLNKVDTEGIEPTAHVLPLKNVLREDRVQPSLDRRLALSNAPEEEEGYFKVPKILEG comes from the coding sequence ATGAAAATTTCGCGCAAAGACGTTGAGCAGGTGGCGTTACTATCCCGTTTGGAAATTAGCGACCAGGAAGCCGAACGCTTTACGCAGCAGCTTAACGCGATTTTAGAATATATGGACGTGCTGAACAAGGTAGATACCGAGGGCATTGAACCGACCGCCCACGTTCTTCCCCTGAAAAACGTGCTGCGCGAGGACCGGGTCCAGCCGTCTCTCGACCGCCGCCTCGCCCTGAGTAATGCACCGGAAGAGGAAGAGGGCTACTTTAAGGTGCCCAAAATTTTGGAAGGTTAG